A stretch of DNA from Vulcanisaeta thermophila:
GGTCTTAACCCCTTAGAGAGCTTCGTGATCATTTCAATTCCTCATTAAACTACCCACACACGGTCCTCCGTAGTGGGTAAGCCATGTCACTTGGAATTAACACCCTCTATACGCGGGGGTTTGCACGGACATTGATTAATAATTGATTGCCTAGAGCCATATGGCATTTATTATCAATGCCGAGGCCAGCATGGCCGTGACATCGTTAACATCGTAGGGTGGTGTGTACTCAACGATGTCGAAGACCCTGGGCCTCAGGGCCCTGGTTAACCTCTTAATTATCCTGATTATCTCCCTCGGTGTGAATCCCCCTGGTGATGGGCTGTTAACGCCTGGCGCGTATGCGGGGTCCACTACGTCCATGTTAACGCTAAGGTGAACCTCCCTGTTGCTGCTTTGATTAATGACTTCATTCAGTACATTGTCTATTCCCACCTCATCCACCTGCTCCATGGTGTACACCTTAACATTCAATTTCTCAGCCTCCCTAAACAGGTACGGTGCATTTGAATGGGTCCTAACACCGATTATGAAAATCCCAGCTCCGGGATCCACCTCCCTAACCCACCTAACAACCTGCCCGGAGGTCAACCCCTCAGTCACAACCCTAACGTCAGGGTGCGCATCAAGGAGTATGTACGAGACGTCACCACCAACGGCTCTCCTAAAGCCCCTGAAGGCTGCGTATGACGTGGTGCTGTCACCGCCAATCACCACCAACTCCCTAACAAGGCCCAGGGCCTCGGAAACCGTGGCCTCCACCCTACGCCAAGTCTCATTGTGATCACCCACGACTACATCCACATCACCAAGATCCACAATACTTAGGTTATTACTGAATACGTATGGTGATGAGTAAAGCCAGGACCTAACCCTAGAAGGGGCCTGCCTAGAGCCGGGCCTGGTACCCACGGCACCATCCCATGGAACGCCCAGGATCCCCACATCCCCCTTAACCCAGCCCCTCCTGATGATCTCGCCTACCCTTACATCCCCTGGATCTTTAATGAACTTATACATGGATTCCCTAATAAACGGCACACTCACGTTATGAGGCCTTAAATTTAAAAGTTTACTAAAGCCAATTGATCAAGAGAGATTGAAATATATTTAAAAGTTACTTCATATAGCTAACGGTTACGGCGGATAATAAGTCTTATTTTTGACACATAGGGAGAAGCCACGATATATATGAGACCGGAGGAGCAGGTAAAGATTGATTGGTCGTCGTTGTGGAGGAAGGAGGATTGGTGGGCCCTTTGGATAGGGCTATTGATCTTCTTCCTAGCCCTACCTGGCTACTACGGAGTGTACCTACTGGGTTGGGTTCCCAGGGTTGCTGCGCCCTGGCTTGATCCATCGCAAAGCATAATAGTTGTTGCCCAAAGGCTAACAATGACTAAGGCTTACCTGGGGCTTAACCCTGTACTTAGCGTATTTTTCCTTTACTTATTTCTACTGGCAATACTAACCTTTGCCGCCTGGTTAATGAAGTACAACGTGAAGAGATTTGTGGCCGGCTTCACGATAATCTTCATCTTAACATTCGGCTTCTGGTGGCTCTTTGGCTATGCCTACTTCAACGCGACCCCCGATCAATACGCAAAACTTCACATTACCTGGTCCATACCCGTGGGTGCTGATGGTATATTGATATACCTACTCCTAATCGGTTTGTTTATATCAAACGTTATCTTTTACAAGAAGTTACCCGCTGTTCTCGAGGCAGGTGCTAGGACTGAGTGGTATATAAAAACGGCCATCGTCCTCCTTGGCGCATTGGTTGGCGCATCATCACTTAGGTACATGACGATAGCCGTTACTTTGGTTGAGAGGTCATTAATCGCTATAGTGGCCGCATACCTAATCTACTGGCCAATATCGTACTTCCTCTCTTATAAATTATTCAAACTCGAACAGAAGTGGGCAGCCACGCTGGCCTCGGGCGTGAGTATATGTGGTGTTTCCGCAGCCATAGCAACGGCAGCCGCAATAGGTGCTCCATCTATTGTTCCAGCTACTATTGCGTCTATAATAGTTCTCTTCGCAGCAGTGGAGTTGGTAATACTACCTTTTGTTGCATCCTCAATACTTAAGTGGGCTCCCTACGCAGCTGGTGCCTGGATGGGGTTGAGCGTTAAGACTGATGGTGCTGCTGCCGCAAGCGGTGCCTTGAC
This window harbors:
- a CDS encoding putative sulfate exporter family transporter; translated protein: MRPEEQVKIDWSSLWRKEDWWALWIGLLIFFLALPGYYGVYLLGWVPRVAAPWLDPSQSIIVVAQRLTMTKAYLGLNPVLSVFFLYLFLLAILTFAAWLMKYNVKRFVAGFTIIFILTFGFWWLFGYAYFNATPDQYAKLHITWSIPVGADGILIYLLLIGLFISNVIFYKKLPAVLEAGARTEWYIKTAIVLLGALVGASSLRYMTIAVTLVERSLIAIVAAYLIYWPISYFLSYKLFKLEQKWAATLASGVSICGVSAAIATAAAIGAPSIVPATIASIIVLFAAVELVILPFVASSILKWAPYAAGAWMGLSVKTDGAAAASGALTDALISAQPGLAVYKTWVLSTAVMTKVFIDIWIGLWAFILAVIWLTVVEKKPGQKVPAIMIWFRFPKFVLGYLATWLILWGIGFTVGAVAASKLMVGGITPQTELFRYFFFALTFMSIGLTTRFKTLAEIKAGRIIAAYVVSLIIIIFIALGLSIAFFAGLPPPA
- a CDS encoding arginase family protein, which produces MPFIRESMYKFIKDPGDVRVGEIIRRGWVKGDVGILGVPWDGAVGTRPGSRQAPSRVRSWLYSSPYVFSNNLSIVDLGDVDVVVGDHNETWRRVEATVSEALGLVRELVVIGGDSTTSYAAFRGFRRAVGGDVSYILLDAHPDVRVVTEGLTSGQVVRWVREVDPGAGIFIIGVRTHSNAPYLFREAEKLNVKVYTMEQVDEVGIDNVLNEVINQSSNREVHLSVNMDVVDPAYAPGVNSPSPGGFTPREIIRIIKRLTRALRPRVFDIVEYTPPYDVNDVTAMLASALIINAIWL